In Desulfatibacillum aliphaticivorans DSM 15576, a genomic segment contains:
- a CDS encoding tetratricopeptide repeat protein, whose amino-acid sequence MDLDEKNQKHLERQLIASERKLGQYDPQTISVGLNLARIYVEQGRFDKAEPLYLRDLHFFERMEGEDGICVAFSCSRIGAFYEAYGKFDQAEAMYLRELKIIACIDDNFLPVRIAKLLKVSLSQENFSKAQKYCDSLMNLIITILREDYNNDDDYVSDLSDLLNEMAWAYHEKGWKEQALGLYLRGMELYEFFGGTDQPMMAFLSHGMGLFCREAGHSILAGKYLNQAVELAQMLWGPDDPDTIRFKKNLTALSILHQ is encoded by the coding sequence ATGGACCTTGATGAAAAAAATCAAAAGCATTTGGAACGTCAGCTAATTGCCTCGGAACGTAAACTGGGGCAGTACGACCCGCAAACAATAAGTGTCGGATTGAATCTTGCACGCATCTATGTAGAACAAGGCCGTTTTGACAAAGCGGAGCCTCTCTATCTGAGAGACTTGCATTTCTTTGAAAGAATGGAAGGCGAGGACGGCATTTGCGTTGCTTTTTCATGTTCAAGAATCGGAGCATTTTACGAAGCATACGGAAAATTTGATCAGGCAGAGGCTATGTACTTGCGAGAACTGAAGATCATTGCATGCATTGATGACAACTTCCTTCCAGTACGTATTGCAAAGCTGTTAAAGGTTTCCTTAAGCCAGGAGAATTTTTCCAAGGCTCAGAAATACTGTGATAGTCTCATGAATTTAATCATAACGATTTTGAGAGAGGATTATAATAACGATGATGATTACGTCTCGGACTTATCGGATTTACTAAACGAAATGGCTTGGGCTTATCATGAGAAAGGCTGGAAAGAGCAGGCGCTGGGCTTGTATTTGAGGGGGATGGAGCTTTATGAGTTTTTTGGAGGAACGGATCAACCCATGATGGCATTCTTGTCTCATGGCATGGGGCTGTTTTGTAGAGAAGCAGGCCACTCGATTTTAGCCGGGAAGTATCTTAATCAAGCGGTTGAACTCGCCCAAATGCTTTGGGGGCCCGATGATCCGGACACGATTCGTTTTAAGAAAAATCTGACTGCTTTATCAATATTGCATCAATAA
- a CDS encoding AAA family ATPase, whose amino-acid sequence MIKEYLKAGYPAICLLTQEPHRAEAVLPCEGWRFVSWDCLQGIIDLEAKKVLEEIIDPVEAIRWLDNFGDTVLIAHNLHLFLEAPEVAQAIQNGIIRWKSIGSALVMVSPVIQMRPEIEKYFHIIDLALPSDEDLFTIQMDFAKKLNVKPNRKAARAAKGLTEFETETAYALSLVKKGYFSTRVVTENKAQMIRKSGLMEFWQPADIQDVGGLDALKSFIANRIRAYESDGESLPRPKGILLCGVPGTGKSLTSKAVASLLNWPLIKLDIGALKNSLVGESERRMRQATQVIDAFGEAIIWLDECEKMFAGTKSSGETDAGTTAGMFSHFLNWMAETNNSVLVMCTANNISQLPPEFLRAGRFDATFFVDLPTKAERIEIIKIMNRKYKTDIPLSWADRLTGFTGAEIEQLAKDSLFDGIDEAFQNLVPISRSMREEINALRDWAKNRARLANTPDNLETGQRKLRTVKKKGGDTKH is encoded by the coding sequence ATGATCAAGGAGTATTTGAAGGCCGGATATCCGGCCATATGCCTGTTGACGCAGGAGCCGCACCGCGCAGAAGCGGTGTTGCCTTGCGAGGGCTGGAGATTCGTCTCCTGGGACTGCCTACAGGGCATCATTGACCTGGAAGCCAAAAAGGTCCTGGAAGAGATCATCGACCCTGTCGAAGCCATTCGCTGGCTCGACAACTTCGGCGACACCGTGCTCATCGCCCACAACCTGCACCTGTTTCTCGAAGCCCCGGAGGTCGCCCAGGCCATCCAGAACGGCATTATCCGATGGAAAAGCATCGGCAGTGCGCTGGTCATGGTTTCCCCGGTGATCCAAATGCGGCCGGAGATCGAAAAGTATTTCCATATCATCGATCTGGCCCTGCCTTCCGACGAAGACCTGTTCACAATCCAGATGGATTTCGCCAAGAAGCTCAACGTCAAACCCAACCGGAAGGCGGCCCGCGCCGCAAAAGGACTCACCGAATTCGAAACCGAAACAGCCTACGCCCTGTCCCTTGTGAAAAAGGGCTACTTTTCCACCCGGGTCGTCACTGAGAACAAGGCTCAGATGATCCGCAAATCCGGCCTCATGGAGTTCTGGCAACCCGCAGACATTCAGGACGTGGGAGGATTGGACGCACTCAAATCGTTCATCGCCAACCGCATTCGAGCCTACGAATCGGACGGCGAATCCCTCCCCCGCCCCAAAGGAATATTGCTCTGCGGAGTTCCAGGGACTGGAAAATCTTTAACCTCCAAGGCAGTGGCATCATTGCTCAACTGGCCTCTCATCAAACTGGACATCGGCGCGTTGAAAAACTCTCTCGTAGGAGAATCCGAGCGCCGCATGCGCCAGGCAACCCAGGTGATCGACGCTTTCGGCGAAGCCATTATCTGGCTCGACGAGTGCGAAAAAATGTTCGCCGGGACCAAATCAAGCGGAGAAACCGACGCAGGCACAACCGCCGGAATGTTCAGCCATTTCTTAAACTGGATGGCCGAAACCAATAATTCCGTATTGGTCATGTGCACTGCAAACAACATCTCCCAACTGCCGCCCGAGTTTCTGCGAGCCGGTCGATTCGACGCAACCTTCTTCGTGGATCTTCCCACCAAGGCGGAGCGCATCGAAATCATCAAAATCATGAACCGCAAGTATAAAACCGACATCCCCCTATCATGGGCGGACCGGTTGACCGGGTTCACCGGCGCGGAAATCGAGCAACTGGCTAAAGACAGCCTGTTCGACGGCATAGACGAAGCATTTCAAAACCTGGTTCCCATATCCCGGTCCATGCGCGAAGAAATCAACGCGCTCAGGGATTGGGCCAAGAACCGGGCTCGACTGGCGAACACGCCTGACAACCTCGAAACCGGTCAACGCAAACTGCGCACCGTTAAGAAGAAAGGAGGTGACACCAAGCATTGA
- a CDS encoding DUF1257 domain-containing protein: protein MSHISKIEVRIDSLDALKLACHRLGFQFNQNQTTYKWFGRWVGDEPLPEGVSEEELGKCHHAIIVPECEYEIGVVKRESHYILLWDSWYRGGLKKKIGKNAGILKQAYSIEKIRAEARKRSYRITEKRTPQGIRLTLTC from the coding sequence TTGAGCCACATTTCCAAAATCGAGGTGAGGATCGACTCCCTCGACGCTCTGAAGCTCGCCTGCCATAGGCTGGGGTTCCAGTTCAACCAAAACCAGACCACGTACAAATGGTTCGGTCGATGGGTTGGAGACGAGCCCTTGCCCGAAGGCGTAAGCGAAGAAGAGCTTGGCAAATGCCATCACGCCATCATCGTGCCCGAATGCGAGTACGAAATCGGCGTGGTCAAACGCGAATCCCATTACATCCTGTTGTGGGATTCATGGTATCGAGGCGGCTTGAAAAAGAAGATCGGCAAAAACGCCGGCATTCTCAAACAAGCCTACTCCATCGAAAAGATCAGGGCTGAAGCCCGCAAACGATCCTACCGCATCACCGAAAAACGGACGCCCCAAGGCATCCGCCTGACTCTCACCTGCTGA
- a CDS encoding DUF2997 domain-containing protein: MKQIILDVSDDGEVRIETRGFAGKACLEEAQFIKDLLGKELTRNLTPAYYQDAKKKAKRYLNLCG; this comes from the coding sequence ATGAAACAAATCATTTTGGACGTCTCCGACGACGGAGAGGTTCGCATTGAAACCCGAGGCTTTGCCGGAAAGGCTTGTCTGGAAGAGGCGCAGTTCATCAAGGATCTGCTGGGTAAGGAGCTTACCCGCAACCTGACTCCCGCCTATTACCAGGACGCCAAAAAGAAGGCGAAGCGCTACCTTAACCTTTGCGGATAG
- a CDS encoding DUF3150 domain-containing protein, giving the protein MDAIFKKACLVQFSASVWQGTRMIDPALMESLGQNSDWVKARKRLINPELLGPIKTAVHQARNNIQKHALPFPITALYLIPKESLTMIDETLQQFKERFWAKVNEFEAHYEEAREEAKAVLGELWNETDYPSDVTAKFNFEWRFLILDVPSKSSVLPPEVYAREKEKFQSLMEETRTLAAEALAKEMGDIVHNLSERLSGGNKTLSSNMLNKLKEFLDAFETKNIFENERLTELVTQTREIVGGVTPYGLRYNESIRQRISTDMANLKSAIDEAIEDLPRRKLRLAA; this is encoded by the coding sequence ATGGACGCCATTTTCAAGAAAGCATGTCTCGTACAATTCTCAGCCTCCGTGTGGCAGGGAACCCGCATGATCGATCCCGCCCTCATGGAAAGCCTGGGCCAGAACAGCGACTGGGTCAAAGCCCGCAAGAGGCTCATCAACCCCGAACTGTTAGGCCCCATCAAAACCGCCGTGCATCAGGCCCGAAACAACATCCAGAAGCATGCATTGCCGTTTCCCATCACTGCGCTTTACCTGATTCCCAAGGAAAGCCTGACCATGATCGACGAAACCCTGCAGCAATTCAAGGAGCGTTTCTGGGCCAAGGTCAACGAGTTCGAGGCTCATTACGAAGAAGCCCGCGAGGAGGCGAAAGCCGTCCTGGGCGAATTGTGGAACGAAACCGACTACCCGAGCGACGTAACCGCCAAATTCAACTTTGAGTGGCGATTCCTCATCCTGGACGTCCCGAGCAAATCGAGCGTCCTGCCTCCCGAGGTATACGCCCGGGAAAAGGAGAAGTTCCAAAGCCTCATGGAAGAAACCCGTACTCTGGCCGCCGAAGCATTGGCCAAGGAGATGGGCGACATCGTCCATAATCTGTCGGAACGCTTATCCGGCGGCAACAAGACCTTGTCATCCAACATGCTGAACAAGCTCAAGGAGTTCCTGGACGCCTTTGAAACCAAGAACATCTTTGAAAACGAACGCCTGACGGAGCTGGTTACCCAAACCCGCGAGATCGTGGGCGGAGTCACTCCCTACGGACTTCGCTACAACGAATCCATCCGCCAGCGCATTTCAACTGACATGGCCAACCTGAAATCCGCCATTGACGAAGCCATCGAAGACCTGCCCAGGCGCAAGCTCCGCCTGGCTGCGTAA
- a CDS encoding single-stranded DNA-binding protein translates to MNTCIISGNLGADPESVFTAEGTQIASFNIAFRSSKDKTSWVKVSCFNRLAEVVDKYLHKGAKVAVVGMLDQDKWEKDGATRIAHKVIANSIEFIRTDGRGFDNGDDDDIPI, encoded by the coding sequence ATGAACACCTGCATCATCAGCGGCAACCTGGGCGCGGACCCCGAATCCGTGTTCACCGCAGAAGGAACCCAAATCGCATCCTTCAACATCGCTTTTAGATCCTCCAAGGACAAGACCTCCTGGGTCAAAGTGTCCTGCTTCAACCGATTGGCTGAAGTCGTGGACAAGTATCTCCACAAGGGCGCCAAAGTGGCCGTGGTCGGCATGCTGGATCAGGACAAGTGGGAGAAGGACGGGGCCACCCGCATCGCCCACAAGGTCATTGCCAACAGCATCGAGTTCATCCGGACCGACGGACGCGGCTTTGACAACGGCGACGATGACGACATCCCCATCTAA
- a CDS encoding RecB family exonuclease, whose translation MDIKELRKQPHLSASGVNAYVECGLQYKFSRVDHLIPEFRTDVLEFGSCIHKALADFNQERMQGKTPGIKDLEESFEEHWNCIGENVQYAKGRSFEDMLEEGKDLLQASYGHLIEDPFQIIAIEEPFVFQMDGLPVPLIGVMDLVCEDADGTIIIIDYKTTSRAYSGREANGNFQLTVYHMAAKANGYAGREILLRLDCLVKTRTPKFEQHYTTRTRKDESRVLRKIQTVWQGIQAGIFVPNDASWKCNNCAYKQACNQWLEGGE comes from the coding sequence ATGGATATAAAAGAGTTGAGGAAACAGCCGCATTTATCCGCATCCGGCGTCAACGCCTATGTGGAATGCGGGCTCCAATACAAGTTCTCCCGTGTGGATCATCTCATCCCGGAATTTCGAACCGACGTGCTCGAGTTCGGATCATGCATTCACAAAGCCCTGGCTGACTTCAACCAGGAGCGGATGCAAGGCAAAACGCCTGGCATCAAGGATTTGGAAGAATCCTTTGAGGAGCATTGGAATTGCATCGGCGAAAACGTGCAATACGCCAAAGGCCGCAGTTTTGAAGATATGCTTGAGGAAGGCAAAGACCTGCTTCAGGCATCCTACGGCCACCTTATAGAAGATCCGTTCCAAATCATCGCCATCGAAGAGCCTTTCGTGTTCCAGATGGACGGACTGCCGGTCCCATTGATCGGAGTCATGGACCTGGTTTGCGAAGACGCGGACGGGACCATCATCATCATCGACTACAAAACCACCAGCCGCGCCTATAGCGGGCGCGAAGCCAACGGCAACTTCCAACTCACCGTCTATCACATGGCCGCCAAGGCCAACGGATACGCCGGCAGGGAAATCCTGCTCAGGCTGGACTGTCTGGTAAAGACCCGGACGCCGAAATTTGAACAACACTACACCACCCGCACTCGTAAAGACGAGAGCCGGGTGCTCCGGAAGATCCAGACGGTCTGGCAAGGAATCCAGGCCGGAATATTCGTACCCAACGACGCAAGCTGGAAATGCAACAACTGCGCTTACAAGCAGGCGTGCAATCAATGGCTTGAAGGAGGTGAATGA
- a CDS encoding ATP-dependent helicase yields the protein MIQLNPKQKQAAEFVSGIAAVVAVPGSGKTLTMTTRIGNLVLRHGVAPESILGLTFTRNAAQAMREKLKPILEDRASRVTLSTIHAFCHNLLRQEGRIFEVLHGKEQMILLRKIMSKAKVKNLPTGMILREISLAKSNLVSVEEFGALYEGDETMQSIAKVYAAYDLEKQKKGILDFDDLLTETYRLLESDIDVLEKHRSSYKHVLVDEFQDTNPAQMAILRQLVGKKNGGSFWVCGDDWQSIYAFTGASVGNILNFDKAFPKASRYVLNTNYRSTPQILQACQTLINHNIRKIDKALATNNKAGDGVIVLTSVNEENEATQVVNEIRDLVDQRNYALKDIAVLYRANFQSRAIEEAFSQNKIPYHIEKGHNFFQRFEVKVLLDYLRLIKDPDSEEGDEALRQVLNVPNRYIGRKFMADLEEHSGKKGVRMYEGLTTMRVSPPYLRKNVAEFLDIVDPLVGSKLEPHEILMMLRESLDYDQFIAEDDVPSPDDSKLANVNQLQLVASRYQDIGSLLNYADTFKDELTNDKDGVALMTIHKSKGLEFPAVFVIGMVEGILPNRNGDIEEERRIAFVSMSRAMRQLYLSWSQHSSGRPVKRSSFIEEALGE from the coding sequence ATGATTCAATTAAATCCCAAACAAAAGCAGGCCGCCGAATTTGTCTCCGGCATAGCCGCCGTAGTGGCTGTCCCGGGCTCCGGCAAGACGCTCACCATGACAACCCGGATCGGCAATCTGGTCCTGCGTCATGGAGTGGCTCCGGAAAGCATCCTGGGGCTGACCTTCACCCGCAACGCCGCCCAGGCCATGCGGGAAAAATTAAAGCCCATTCTGGAAGATCGCGCATCCCGCGTGACCTTATCAACCATCCATGCATTCTGCCACAACCTGCTCAGGCAGGAAGGCAGAATCTTCGAGGTGCTTCACGGCAAGGAACAGATGATCCTCTTGAGAAAAATCATGTCCAAGGCCAAGGTGAAAAACCTGCCCACCGGCATGATCCTTCGGGAGATCAGCCTGGCTAAAAGCAACCTCGTGAGCGTGGAAGAGTTCGGAGCGCTGTACGAAGGCGACGAGACCATGCAGTCCATCGCCAAGGTATACGCCGCCTACGATCTTGAAAAGCAAAAGAAAGGCATACTGGACTTTGACGACCTGTTGACCGAAACCTACCGATTGCTGGAGTCGGACATCGACGTTCTGGAAAAGCATCGATCCTCCTACAAGCATGTCTTGGTGGACGAGTTCCAGGACACCAATCCGGCCCAGATGGCGATCCTCAGGCAACTCGTCGGCAAAAAGAACGGAGGCAGCTTCTGGGTATGCGGAGACGACTGGCAGAGCATCTATGCGTTCACCGGAGCGTCTGTGGGGAACATCCTGAACTTTGACAAGGCCTTCCCCAAGGCCTCCAGGTACGTGCTTAACACCAACTACCGCTCCACGCCCCAGATCCTGCAAGCCTGCCAAACCCTCATCAACCACAACATCCGAAAAATCGACAAAGCCCTGGCCACCAACAACAAAGCCGGGGACGGGGTGATTGTGCTGACCTCAGTCAACGAGGAAAACGAAGCAACCCAGGTCGTGAACGAAATCCGCGATCTGGTGGATCAGCGCAATTACGCGCTCAAGGACATAGCCGTCCTCTACCGGGCTAACTTTCAATCCCGGGCCATTGAGGAGGCGTTTTCCCAGAACAAGATCCCGTACCACATCGAAAAAGGGCACAACTTCTTCCAGAGGTTTGAGGTCAAGGTCTTGCTGGATTATCTCCGGCTGATCAAAGATCCCGATTCGGAAGAAGGAGACGAGGCCTTGCGCCAGGTTCTGAACGTGCCCAACCGGTACATCGGCAGAAAATTCATGGCCGACCTGGAGGAGCATTCAGGCAAGAAAGGCGTGCGCATGTACGAAGGATTGACCACCATGCGCGTCAGCCCGCCCTATCTGCGAAAAAACGTAGCCGAGTTCCTGGACATCGTGGACCCGCTGGTCGGCTCCAAGCTGGAGCCTCACGAGATCCTCATGATGTTGCGGGAATCTCTCGATTACGACCAGTTTATAGCAGAGGACGACGTTCCCAGCCCGGACGATTCCAAGCTGGCCAACGTGAATCAGTTGCAACTGGTGGCAAGCCGGTATCAGGATATCGGCTCGTTGCTGAACTATGCAGACACCTTCAAGGACGAATTGACCAACGACAAGGACGGCGTGGCTCTCATGACCATCCATAAATCCAAAGGGCTTGAGTTCCCTGCGGTATTCGTCATCGGCATGGTGGAGGGCATCCTCCCCAACCGAAACGGCGATATCGAGGAGGAAAGAAGAATCGCCTTTGTCAGCATGTCCCGAGCCATGCGCCAGCTCTACCTGAGTTGGTCCCAGCATAGCTCCGGCCGGCCTGTCAAACGATCATCCTTTATAGAAGAAGCTCTTGGCGAGTAA
- a CDS encoding helix-turn-helix domain-containing protein, with protein sequence MMPRTPMPGPSDPKEWALLGAKLRIIREECNYTSRREAVQEPLWQKLTTSPKYLEGLENGRRKFTDEKIQILINDFGIPEEWLKKAVSEKDFKIEIEQNKGLFEHLNKGIMPADKEGEIRRYGIVNKIAKQVLDTKDVSENILEEIQKLLMLLEKSTQSKSGEEQIEQALNSLRGRVFYEYMTRGNANGRMLKYLKKFQVPKTHFDKISHMLLGFKFLEKKQDAWKHALRHFERAMEISPDDPVPPYFIAALFGRIRKYSDAIKYYSIAIDADMTFELAYIGRKNTYLIMAETEKAKADEEKVKELVGDIGCFYVIDQEVAIKTNYEVELYPDFYLWDEDFEDYWNPDKTLDLMTNNSDESS encoded by the coding sequence ATGATGCCTAGAACACCGATGCCAGGTCCATCGGACCCAAAAGAGTGGGCTCTTTTAGGAGCCAAGTTACGAATTATCAGAGAAGAGTGCAATTACACCTCCCGCCGCGAGGCTGTACAGGAACCGCTATGGCAAAAGCTAACAACTAGCCCCAAGTATCTGGAAGGTCTGGAAAACGGACGTCGAAAATTTACAGATGAGAAAATTCAGATTTTAATCAATGATTTTGGGATCCCCGAAGAATGGCTAAAAAAAGCAGTATCGGAAAAAGATTTTAAAATTGAAATTGAGCAAAATAAAGGGCTGTTTGAGCACTTGAACAAGGGCATCATGCCCGCGGACAAAGAAGGTGAGATCAGGCGTTATGGAATTGTCAACAAAATAGCCAAACAAGTGTTAGATACAAAAGATGTCTCTGAAAACATCCTTGAGGAGATACAAAAACTATTGATGTTGTTAGAAAAATCTACTCAATCTAAGTCGGGTGAAGAACAAATAGAGCAAGCCCTCAATTCACTACGCGGAAGAGTTTTCTATGAGTACATGACGCGAGGGAATGCAAACGGAAGAATGCTAAAATACTTAAAAAAGTTTCAGGTTCCAAAAACTCATTTTGATAAGATATCCCATATGTTGTTAGGATTTAAGTTTCTCGAAAAAAAGCAAGATGCTTGGAAACATGCTTTAAGACATTTTGAAAGGGCTATGGAAATATCTCCTGACGACCCGGTTCCTCCATATTTTATTGCGGCACTGTTTGGAAGAATACGGAAATATTCCGATGCGATAAAATATTACTCCATAGCCATAGATGCTGACATGACGTTTGAACTTGCGTATATTGGTAGAAAAAATACTTACCTAATTATGGCTGAAACGGAAAAGGCAAAAGCTGATGAAGAGAAAGTGAAGGAATTAGTTGGCGACATTGGATGCTTTTATGTGATAGATCAAGAGGTTGCAATAAAAACGAATTATGAGGTAGAACTGTATCCAGATTTTTATCTATGGGATGAAGATTTCGAGGATTACTGGAATCCTGATAAAACCCTGGATTTAATGACTAATAATTCGGATGAGAGTAGTTAG
- a CDS encoding helix-turn-helix transcriptional regulator, which yields MEELLTVRQLAKLTGYAEQTVYNKVSKGEFILGRHYYKPTRKKVLFIRAAIQEWLINGSTHKAPGPKKESEQSKQTVEGTKSSPRVIPHQRRIKI from the coding sequence TTGGAAGAGTTACTGACAGTTAGACAACTGGCAAAGCTAACAGGATACGCAGAGCAAACCGTATACAACAAGGTGTCTAAAGGCGAGTTTATTCTCGGCCGCCATTATTACAAACCCACGCGGAAGAAAGTCCTTTTTATAAGAGCAGCCATTCAGGAATGGCTTATCAATGGCAGTACCCATAAAGCACCTGGCCCCAAAAAGGAATCTGAACAAAGCAAACAAACTGTCGAGGGAACAAAATCGTCCCCCAGAGTTATCCCGCATCAAAGGCGCATCAAGATTTAA
- a CDS encoding Arm DNA-binding domain-containing protein: MRELHTNSAQVLRFPIAETPKPKRSARKAGLNKNKQGSVRNVHGKVYADFPYFGERVRENSGLSWSEQNAKIVRKQLDRIMLAIDDGTFRFAEVFPESKKAEYFTNLEIKHLTGQMTAHDLLIRDYAWEWHRLKASTGRVSGRTLFEYKNYLELYIIPYFGEMSFGQLNAVVLEEFVAWAKERKLKGKNISNASVNKYLIPLRMICKQAAIKYNWGVLYNPFHGFKKLEEGRRRDQVVPLSLKDIRQLLKVLSPHWQPYFEFAIWSGLRPGEQIALKPSDIDWEGQRISIRRAITKDADGKRVEGPTKNKYSRRTFDLTEPMLKALRRQKKIWEVLNCEYFFCSPTGCPIRLNNLRNQVWRPALKKAKLEPRALKQTRHTFATMAISCGEDPGWIADTMGHRDLEMVIKVYTRFVKDNQGTDNGSLMVQMYRQSLESENW, from the coding sequence ATGAGAGAACTACACACGAATTCAGCGCAGGTTCTCAGGTTTCCGATAGCGGAAACGCCGAAGCCTAAGAGGTCGGCTCGCAAAGCCGGATTGAACAAGAACAAACAGGGTTCCGTACGAAATGTCCACGGCAAGGTTTACGCGGATTTCCCATATTTTGGTGAACGTGTTAGGGAAAACTCTGGCTTATCTTGGTCTGAACAAAATGCAAAAATAGTGCGAAAGCAACTTGACCGCATTATGCTTGCCATCGATGACGGCACATTCCGTTTTGCAGAAGTATTTCCCGAAAGTAAAAAAGCGGAGTATTTCACTAATCTCGAAATCAAGCATCTTACCGGTCAGATGACAGCCCACGATTTGTTGATTCGAGACTACGCATGGGAATGGCATCGCCTTAAAGCCTCGACCGGGCGCGTCAGCGGGAGGACGCTTTTCGAGTATAAGAACTACCTGGAATTGTACATAATCCCTTATTTTGGGGAAATGTCATTCGGGCAACTGAATGCGGTTGTGCTTGAGGAATTCGTGGCCTGGGCTAAAGAACGGAAGTTAAAAGGGAAAAATATCTCCAATGCTTCGGTAAACAAGTATTTGATTCCACTTAGGATGATATGCAAACAGGCTGCCATTAAGTACAACTGGGGAGTACTGTACAATCCGTTCCATGGCTTTAAAAAACTGGAAGAAGGCAGACGCAGAGACCAAGTTGTTCCGCTTTCGCTCAAGGACATCAGGCAGCTGCTTAAGGTTTTATCCCCTCATTGGCAGCCCTACTTTGAATTCGCTATATGGTCAGGATTGCGCCCAGGCGAGCAGATCGCCTTGAAGCCCAGTGATATCGACTGGGAAGGCCAGCGGATTTCCATCCGTAGGGCCATCACCAAGGATGCCGATGGAAAGCGTGTCGAGGGTCCTACAAAAAACAAGTACAGCCGCAGAACCTTCGACCTGACAGAGCCGATGCTTAAGGCGCTTAGAAGGCAAAAAAAGATATGGGAAGTCTTGAATTGCGAGTACTTTTTTTGTTCGCCAACCGGTTGCCCGATTAGATTGAATAATCTTCGCAACCAAGTATGGCGCCCAGCTTTAAAAAAGGCCAAGTTGGAACCTCGCGCACTCAAACAGACCCGGCATACCTTCGCTACAATGGCTATTAGCTGTGGAGAGGATCCAGGATGGATAGCCGACACCATGGGGCATCGCGATTTGGAGATGGTCATCAAGGTATACACTCGCTTTGTTAAAGACAACCAAGGAACCGACAATGGCTCCCTCATGGTGCAGATGTATCGGCAGTCACTGGAGAGCGAAAATTGGTAA
- a CDS encoding DNA adenine methylase, whose amino-acid sequence MNSPLAYIGGKSKLSQTIISMMPQHHAYCEVFAGAAWVLFRKEPSKYETINDLDSDLIAFYRILQHHLEEFIRQFKWLLSSREWFEDYKRQQDAGGLTEIQRAARYYYLQRLCFGGRVRARTFGGGPLQRPRINLIRFEEELSEVHLRLARVQIEHLPWQDFVKRYDRPQTFFYLDPPYYLAPYYNHNLTKPDYVEMADILAGVKGKFLLSINDAPEMRDIFKAFKIGTVSLQYSVSQKQSTIGKELLIRNF is encoded by the coding sequence ATGAACAGCCCGTTGGCTTACATTGGAGGCAAAAGCAAACTATCCCAAACCATCATCAGCATGATGCCGCAACATCACGCCTATTGTGAAGTCTTCGCCGGGGCAGCCTGGGTTTTATTCCGCAAGGAACCAAGCAAGTATGAAACCATCAACGACCTGGACAGCGACCTGATCGCCTTTTACAGGATACTGCAACACCACCTGGAAGAGTTTATAAGGCAGTTCAAGTGGCTGTTGTCTTCAAGGGAATGGTTCGAGGATTACAAAAGGCAACAGGATGCGGGCGGGCTCACGGAGATCCAGAGGGCCGCCCGGTATTATTATCTGCAACGGCTTTGCTTTGGAGGCAGGGTCAGGGCCAGGACGTTCGGAGGCGGACCATTACAGCGCCCAAGGATCAACCTGATCCGGTTTGAAGAAGAACTGTCAGAGGTCCACTTGAGGCTGGCCAGGGTTCAGATCGAGCATTTGCCGTGGCAGGACTTCGTCAAACGATACGACCGGCCCCAGACGTTCTTTTATCTGGACCCGCCCTACTACCTGGCGCCCTACTATAACCACAACCTGACCAAGCCCGACTATGTCGAAATGGCCGATATCCTGGCGGGCGTCAAGGGCAAGTTCCTGCTAAGCATCAATGATGCGCCCGAGATGCGGGATATATTCAAGGCCTTCAAGATCGGGACTGTGTCGCTCCAGTATTCGGTGTCTCAAAAGCAGTCCACCATCGGCAAAGAGCTGCTGATCAGGAATTTTTAG